The uncultured Bacteroides sp. genomic sequence CGATTTCTCTAACGAGGTTCATTACGAAACAGAGTTAGTTGTCAAGATATGCAGATTAGGTAAGAATATTGCTCAGCGTTTTGCTCATCGTTATTATGATGAAGTAACAGTAGGAATTGACTTTACAGCCAGAGACCTGCAACGCAAACTTCGTGAAGAAGGTCATCCGTGGGAGATTAGTAAAGGATTTGATGACTCTGCTGCGATTGGCAAATTTGTTCCTTTGGAGAAGTATGGTGACATTCAGAACCTGAACTTTCATCTGGATATTGATGGGAATAAAGTGCAGCAAGGAACTACTGCTGATATGTTGTTTAAAGTGGATGAGATAATAGCTTATGTCAGCCGTTTTTTTACACTTAAAATAGGCGATTTAATATTTACCGGTACTCCTGTAGGGGTAGGGCCTGTATCTATTGGTCAGCATTTGCAAGGTTATCTGGAAGAAGAAAAACTGCTCGATTTCTATATTCGATAAGTTGTTTTGCTTTTAAAGCCTGGAGGGTATATGTGTAGCCGAAACTATCTTTTTTTCCTTCTTATCTTTCTTTTCGCTTTACCTATCTCAGCACAGGACTTTACTTCGCTGAAATGGCAGAACTCTTCTGTTGCTCAGCAACTTACTTTTGATGATGCGCATTTCTCTACCGGAAGTCAATTACCTCGTTACATTCAAAATATAGATCTTGGGGCAGATTATGCCAACTATACCTATAATGTAAAGATTGAATATCCCGAATTCCAGACTTTAACAAAAAGTGAAGCCTCTTTTGTTGTTGTAACAAAAGAGACTCTTCATTCTTATCCTAAGGCTGATACCCGTTTATTTGTCTCTGCAAAGAAAGGAATACTTGAGGTCTCTTTTGTCCCTCTTGTTTATCTTGATAATCAATATCAACGTATAAATTCTTTCAAGCTGACGTTAGAGAAAATAGCTGTTAAGCAAAAAAGATCAAGCTCAAATCTTCATGACTTTACAAAAAGTTCTAAGCTGGCATCAGGTAAGTGGGTGAAGATACGTGTAAGTGAATCTGGTATTTTTAAGATGACCAATGTGGAGCTAGCCAAAATGGGATTTACTAATCCTGCAAAAGTCAGGTTGTACGGATATGGTGGTTATCTTCTGCCCGAGAGTTTTAAGAAATCAAATAATGATGATTTACCGCAGATCCCTCTATGGCGTGAGAAAGATTATGTTCTTTTTTATGCCAATGGAGTTGTTCGTTGGGATGAAAATACCGGCGTTACTTGTTTTACGCATGTCAATAACCACTATTCTAGTTCTGGATATTACTTCCTGACAGAAGGAGACGATGAACCTTTGACATTCCCGGTGGAGGGATCTGTTACATCTGACAATGCTTCCACTGTTACCAGTTTTGATGATTATGTCCTTTATGAAAAAGATGCATTTAACTGGACTTCTTCAGGAAGAGAGCTATATGATAGTTATGATTATGTGGCCGGTAACACAAAAAGTTATTCCTTTACGTTGCCAGGTATCACAAATGAGAAAGCATATTGTACTGTTGCCTTTGCTGCTAAATCAACTAATTATACCAATGTGGCTGTTCAGATTAATAACACTGGTATTGGACAATTCTCTATTGCTTCATGTCCTGAAAGTGATTTTTACTGTAAGGCACAGCCGGGAAACGGAACATTTGCCTGGGAAGGAGATAAAAGCGAGAAGACTACCGTTACGCTTACCCACACAAGAGAGTCTGGAGCTTCAGGCCGGTTAGATTATATTCAGCTGAACTATAGGAGAAAGCTGGCACTGTATGATTCTTTCACAGCCTTCCGTGATTTGTCTTCAGTAAATAAAGTCTCTACTTATACTATTTCAGGAGCCAATAGCAATATGAAAGTCTGGGATATTACTACTCCGGGAGGTTACAAACAGATAAATGGCTCACTTTCTAGTGGCAATTATTCATTTACAGTAAATAATTCCTCGCTGAGAGAATTTGTAGCGGTAGATGTAACTGGAAGTAACTTTAAGAAAGTAGAGGTTGTTGGAACAGTAAACAATCAAAACCTGCATGCATTGGGGCAATGTGACATGGCAATCATAGTGCCTTCCAACGGTGATTTCCTTACTCAGGCAGAACGGCTGGCTGATATTCACCGAACAAAAGATGGAATGACTGTTCATGTGGTTACTGCAGATCAGGTTTACAATGAATTCTCTTCGGGCACTCCTGATGCAACGGCTTATCGCTGGTTTATGAAGATGTTTTATGAC encodes the following:
- a CDS encoding fumarylacetoacetate hydrolase family protein → MKIIAVGMNYAEHNKELHPTLLLPKEPVIFMKPDSALLKDSKPFFIPDFSNEVHYETELVVKICRLGKNIAQRFAHRYYDEVTVGIDFTARDLQRKLREEGHPWEISKGFDDSAAIGKFVPLEKYGDIQNLNFHLDIDGNKVQQGTTADMLFKVDEIIAYVSRFFTLKIGDLIFTGTPVGVGPVSIGQHLQGYLEEEKLLDFYIR